The Siansivirga zeaxanthinifaciens CC-SAMT-1 region ATCGTTGGTTTCTTTAGAGAGTTATTAGGTTCTGGAACTTTATTAGGCTTCCCTGTATTAGGTGATCCTATTGGAAAAACAGGATTATATGCTATAGGTTACGAGAATAATGGATTTATGTTATTATCTCCTATGGCCTTAATCGTTGTTGGAATTATTATTTGGGTTCAACGTAGCAGAAATAAAGCATTAATTGAAGATTAATTGGTTGTTAATTAGTAATTGTTAATTTATTACTGTTACTAAATTCCAAAAACAAAAATATATGGAACATTTAGAATTATTTTTAAAGTCAATATTTATAGATAACATGGTATTCGCAACCTTTTTAGGTATGTGTTCTTACTTAGCGGTATCTAAAAAAGTGAATACAGCTGTTGGTTTAGGAGCTGCTGTAGTTTTCGTAATGCTTATAACAGTGCCTTTAAACTGGTTATTAGACCATTATTTATTACAACCGGGCGCTTTAGTTTGGTTAGGCGAAGAATATGCAAGTTACGATTTAAGTTTCTTATCTTTTATTATGTTTATTGCAACCATAGCAACTATGGTGCAGTTAGTTGAAATAGTAGTTGAGAAATTTTCACCATCATTATACAATTCATTAGGTATCTTTTTACCGCTTATAGCAGTAAACTGTGCTATTTTAGGAGGTTCATTATTCATGCA contains the following coding sequences:
- the nqrE gene encoding NADH:ubiquinone reductase (Na(+)-transporting) subunit E, with protein sequence MEHLELFLKSIFIDNMVFATFLGMCSYLAVSKKVNTAVGLGAAVVFVMLITVPLNWLLDHYLLQPGALVWLGEEYASYDLSFLSFIMFIATIATMVQLVEIVVEKFSPSLYNSLGIFLPLIAVNCAILGGSLFMQSREIPTLGLATVYGVGSGIGWFLAILAIAAIREKIRYSNVPPALRGLGITFIITGLMAIGFMSFGGMLTGGDVAPKKEEKTAKVDSNLEKEKEVLANNIKVNE